A genomic window from Yarrowia lipolytica chromosome 1D, complete sequence includes:
- a CDS encoding uncharacterized protein (Compare to YALI0D06171g, no similarity), whose translation MYFFVKNTETPASTANSTILNLNDELTVPDPKLGLVATYARDGHGYRKEDDTDSEDVDALPKDEETGYDMQAELVSHQTSTIGNKTEAAPPSLWSSLAQLARMASGSTETQTPSIALEIGYPNVEDKKGYKLNLGLVKVALYTKSASGVGKPRSGKAARGLTSRSRDTSPVPGSNRWVVRMPQAVDATRLRVYPNGQVTGNYEYALKAFGLKIGVGLYRPVNAYRYRIDRYGVRRTESS comes from the coding sequence ATGTACTTCTTTGTGAAAAACACCGAGACGCCCGCCAGCACCGCCAACTCGACGAttctcaacctcaatgACGAGCTCACGGTGCCAGACCCCAAGCTCGGCCTGGTTGCCACCTACGCCAGAGACGGACACGGATACAGAAAAGAAGACGACACAGACTCAGAGGACGTGGACGCACTGCCCAAAGACGAGGAGACGGGCTACGACATGCAGGCCGAGCTCGTGAGCCACCAGACCAGCACCATTGGCAACAAGACCGAAGCTGCACCCCCGTCCCTGTGGAGCTCTCTGGCACAGTTGGCCCGAATGGCGTCGGGATCCACCGAAACACAGACCCCTTCCATCGCCCTGGAGATCGGGTACCCCAACgtggaggacaagaagggcTACAAGCTCAATCTGGGGCTGGTCAAGGTGGCTCTCTATACCAAGAGTGCAAGTGGAGTGGGAAAGCCGCGATCCGGAAAGGCCGCGCGAGGACTGACCAGCCGGTCGCGTGATACAAGCCCTGTTCCCGGCTCCAACCGATGGGTGGTTCGAATGCCCCAGGCTGTGGACGCCACCCGTCTCAGAGTCTACCCCAACGGTCAGGTGACTGGCAACTACGAGTACGCCCTCAAGGCGTTTGGTCTCAAGATTGGCGTCGGGCTCTACCGACCGGTCAATGCATACCGATACAGAATCGATCGCTACGGAGTTCGACGGACCGAGTCTTCCTAA